The following are from one region of the Hydrogenophaga sp. BPS33 genome:
- the sdhD gene encoding succinate dehydrogenase, hydrophobic membrane anchor protein — protein sequence MSVNYGSKRVVTGAHYGLRDWLAQRVTAALMALFTLVVLLKVLFTSGPIGYESWAGIFAAQWMKALTFAVFLALAYHVWIGMRDIWMDYVKPAGIRLVLHVFTIVWLLSCLGWAVQVLWRL from the coding sequence ATGTCTGTCAACTACGGTTCCAAGCGCGTCGTCACCGGCGCCCACTATGGCCTGCGCGACTGGCTCGCCCAGCGCGTCACCGCGGCCCTCATGGCCCTCTTCACCCTGGTCGTGCTGCTCAAGGTGCTCTTCACCAGCGGCCCCATCGGCTACGAAAGCTGGGCAGGCATCTTCGCTGCCCAATGGATGAAGGCCCTGACCTTCGCCGTCTTCCTCGCCCTGGCCTACCACGTGTGGATCGGCATGCGCGACATCTGGATGGACTACGTCAAACCGGCCGGCATCCGCCTCGTGCTGCACGTCTTCACCATCGTCTGGCTCCTGTCCTGCCTGGGCTGGGCTGTTCAAGTTCTCTGGAGGCTCTGA
- the sdhC gene encoding succinate dehydrogenase, cytochrome b556 subunit yields MTELTKKRPEFRNINAFKDLTTYRLPPAGWVSILHRASGGLMFILLPLIVWLFDTSVSSEISFERFSAAFAVGIGFVPGWLFKLVVLAIIWAYLHHLIAGVRHLYMDACHAVSKEFGKSSAIVTLVLSIGFTLVLGAKLFGLY; encoded by the coding sequence ATGACCGAGTTGACCAAGAAGCGGCCCGAGTTCCGCAACATCAACGCCTTCAAGGATCTCACCACCTACCGCCTGCCACCGGCGGGCTGGGTGTCGATCCTGCACCGCGCCAGCGGCGGCCTGATGTTCATCCTGTTGCCCCTGATCGTCTGGCTGTTCGACACCTCGGTGTCATCCGAAATCTCTTTCGAACGTTTCAGCGCGGCCTTCGCCGTCGGCATCGGGTTCGTGCCAGGCTGGCTGTTCAAGCTCGTGGTGCTGGCCATCATCTGGGCCTACCTGCACCACCTCATCGCCGGCGTACGCCACCTGTACATGGATGCCTGCCACGCCGTGAGCAAGGAATTCGGCAAGTCCTCGGCCATCGTCACGCTGGTGCTGAGCATCGGCTTCACGCTGGTGCTGGGCGCGAAGCTGTTTGGTCTCTATTGA
- a CDS encoding malate dehydrogenase, giving the protein MNKKPVRVAVTGAAGQIGYALLFRIASGEMLGKDQPVILQLLEIPDEKAQKALKGVMMELDDCAFPLLVGMEAHSDPMTAFKDTDYALLVGSRPRGPGMERAELLAVNGAIFTAQGKALNAVASRNVKVLVVGNPANTNAYIAMKSAPDLPRKNFTAMLRLDHNRAASQIAAKTGKAVADIEKLTVWGNHSPTMYADYRFATINGESVAKMINDQEWNANTFLPTVGKRGAAIIEARGLSSAASAANAAIDHMRDWALGTNGKWVTMGIPSDGQYGIPKDVMFGFPVTCENGEYKLVEGLEIDAFSQERINTTLAELQGEQDGVKHLL; this is encoded by the coding sequence ATGAACAAGAAGCCCGTTCGCGTCGCCGTCACCGGCGCCGCTGGCCAGATCGGTTACGCCCTCCTGTTTCGCATTGCCTCTGGCGAAATGCTCGGCAAGGACCAGCCGGTGATCCTGCAGCTGTTGGAGATCCCGGACGAGAAGGCCCAGAAGGCGCTCAAGGGCGTGATGATGGAACTGGACGACTGCGCCTTCCCGCTGCTGGTGGGCATGGAAGCCCACAGCGACCCGATGACCGCGTTCAAGGACACCGATTACGCCCTGCTGGTGGGTTCGCGTCCACGCGGCCCCGGCATGGAGCGCGCCGAGCTGCTGGCGGTCAACGGCGCCATCTTCACGGCCCAGGGCAAGGCGCTGAACGCCGTGGCCAGCCGCAACGTCAAGGTGCTGGTGGTCGGCAACCCCGCCAACACCAACGCCTACATCGCCATGAAGAGCGCGCCCGACCTGCCGCGCAAGAACTTCACCGCCATGCTGCGCCTGGACCACAACCGCGCCGCCAGCCAGATCGCCGCCAAGACCGGCAAGGCCGTGGCCGACATCGAGAAACTCACCGTCTGGGGCAACCACTCGCCCACGATGTACGCCGACTACCGCTTCGCCACCATCAACGGCGAGAGCGTCGCCAAGATGATCAACGACCAGGAATGGAACGCCAACACCTTCCTGCCCACCGTGGGCAAGCGTGGCGCGGCCATCATCGAAGCGCGTGGCCTGTCGTCGGCAGCATCGGCTGCCAACGCCGCCATCGACCACATGCGCGACTGGGCCCTGGGCACCAACGGCAAGTGGGTCACCATGGGCATCCCCTCGGACGGCCAGTACGGCATTCCGAAGGACGTGATGTTCGGCTTCCCGGTCACCTGTGAAAACGGCGAATACAAGCTGGTCGAAGGCCTGGAGATCGACGCCTTCTCGCAAGAGCGCATCAACACGACCCTGGCTGAGCTGCAAGGCGAGCAGGACGGCGTGAAACACCTGCTGTGA
- a CDS encoding GntR family transcriptional regulator: MPTPPQNPSDATSADTGVTGSPENTAPAFSPLYQQIKTLILRSLQAGEWKPGDMIPSEFDLAARFRVSQGTVRKAIDALATDNLLVRRQGKGTFVATHAEVHTQYRFLHVLPDVGTLEEQGPSERHIIECRRLRAPAEIARQLALRTGDAVLQVKRVLAFGGKPAIVEELWLPGGPFKGLTLETLSDDQGPMYALFETQFGVRMVRAQEKIKAVSADADAATLLGVAPGYPLLSVERLAFTYNDEPMELRRGLYRTDDHHYRNELS, translated from the coding sequence ATGCCCACTCCACCCCAGAACCCCTCCGATGCGACGTCGGCAGACACCGGTGTCACGGGCTCGCCCGAGAACACCGCTCCGGCCTTCAGCCCGCTGTACCAGCAGATCAAGACCTTGATCCTGCGCAGCCTGCAGGCGGGCGAATGGAAGCCGGGCGACATGATTCCGAGCGAGTTCGACCTGGCCGCGCGTTTCCGCGTGAGCCAGGGCACCGTGCGCAAGGCCATCGATGCCCTGGCAACCGACAACCTGTTGGTGCGCCGCCAGGGCAAGGGCACCTTCGTGGCCACCCACGCCGAGGTCCACACCCAATACCGCTTCCTGCACGTGCTGCCCGACGTGGGCACGCTGGAGGAACAAGGCCCCTCCGAACGCCACATCATCGAATGCCGCCGCTTGCGGGCACCGGCCGAAATCGCGCGCCAGCTGGCGCTGCGCACCGGCGACGCCGTCCTGCAGGTCAAACGCGTGCTGGCCTTTGGCGGCAAGCCCGCCATCGTCGAAGAACTCTGGCTGCCCGGCGGCCCTTTCAAAGGCTTGACGCTGGAAACCCTGTCGGACGACCAAGGCCCGATGTACGCGCTGTTCGAAACGCAGTTCGGTGTGCGCATGGTGCGGGCGCAGGAAAAAATCAAGGCCGTGAGCGCCGATGCCGATGCGGCCACCCTGCTCGGCGTGGCGCCTGGCTACCCGCTGCTCAGCGTGGAGCGTCTGGCCTTTACCTACAACGACGAACCGATGGAGTTGCGGCGAGGCCTGTACCGCACCGACGACCACCACTACCGCAACGAATTGAGCTGA